A DNA window from Deinococcus sonorensis KR-87 contains the following coding sequences:
- the xylB gene encoding xylulokinase, with translation MAEVTLGLDLGTSGVKVVALTAAGETLAHATHSYPLLTPQPGWTEQRPQDWAQATMQALSEVATQLRAGGHTPLALGLSGQMHGLTALDAHGEPLRPAPLWNDGRTGEAVEELERRLPRSELIARTGNRAVPGFQLPKLLWLRQAEPETFARVRHALLPKDYLGYLLTGQMHTEASDASGVGALNLTTRAWDEGVLDALELPASLFPQVLDSWAVSGRLKADLAAQTGLPAGLPVVAGGGDNAAAGVALGLSARRPEVGSLSLGTSGVVFAPLTEPTPDPQGRVHLFAHADGSYHLLGVTLAAAGALQWLHDRLAPETGFAALLEEAQSAGPGAGGVTFLPYLSGERSPHMRADLRGSWTGLSLATGRAELTRSLLEATAFALADTYDVMRPLSQVQRLLSTGGGARSDFWLGLVGGALGLEVQRSAREPGAADGAAILAMPAAGLYPDLEAAMEALRPEGEETVRNLDSGTARVAYQQAYRRLWAEG, from the coding sequence GTGGCGGAGGTCACGCTGGGCCTGGACCTGGGCACCAGCGGCGTGAAGGTGGTGGCGCTGACAGCGGCGGGGGAGACGCTGGCGCACGCCACCCACAGCTACCCGCTGCTGACCCCTCAGCCCGGCTGGACCGAGCAGCGGCCCCAGGACTGGGCCCAGGCGACCATGCAGGCGCTCTCGGAGGTGGCGACGCAGCTGCGGGCCGGCGGTCACACACCGCTGGCGCTGGGCCTCAGCGGGCAGATGCATGGCCTGACGGCGCTGGATGCCCACGGTGAGCCGCTGCGCCCCGCGCCGCTCTGGAACGATGGCCGGACCGGGGAGGCGGTAGAGGAACTCGAACGGCGCCTTCCCCGCAGCGAGCTGATCGCCCGCACCGGCAACCGGGCGGTGCCGGGCTTCCAGTTGCCCAAGCTGTTGTGGCTGCGGCAGGCTGAGCCGGAGACCTTCGCGCGGGTGCGCCACGCGCTGCTGCCCAAGGACTACCTGGGCTATCTCCTGACTGGCCAGATGCACACCGAGGCCAGCGACGCCTCCGGCGTGGGCGCCTTGAATCTGACGACCCGCGCCTGGGACGAGGGCGTGCTGGACGCGCTGGAACTGCCGGCCAGTCTGTTTCCGCAGGTGCTGGACAGCTGGGCGGTCAGCGGACGACTGAAGGCCGATCTGGCAGCCCAGACGGGGCTGCCGGCCGGCCTGCCGGTGGTGGCGGGCGGGGGGGACAATGCGGCGGCGGGGGTGGCGCTGGGGCTGTCGGCCCGGCGGCCGGAGGTCGGCAGCCTGAGCCTGGGCACCAGCGGTGTGGTGTTCGCGCCACTCACCGAGCCCACCCCGGACCCGCAGGGACGGGTGCACCTGTTCGCCCATGCCGACGGCAGTTATCACCTGCTGGGCGTCACGCTGGCGGCGGCGGGCGCGTTGCAGTGGCTGCATGACCGGCTGGCCCCGGAGACGGGCTTCGCGGCGCTGCTGGAGGAAGCCCAGAGTGCCGGGCCGGGCGCGGGCGGCGTCACCTTCCTGCCGTACCTGAGTGGCGAACGCAGCCCGCACATGCGCGCCGACCTGCGCGGCTCCTGGACCGGACTGAGCCTGGCCACCGGCCGCGCGGAGCTGACCCGCAGCCTGCTGGAAGCCACGGCCTTCGCGCTGGCCGACACCTACGACGTGATGCGGCCGCTCTCGCAGGTGCAGCGGCTGCTGTCCACCGGCGGCGGCGCCCGCAGCGACTTCTGGCTGGGCCTGGTGGGCGGCGCACTCGGCCTGGAGGTGCAGCGCAGCGCCCGCGAGCCGGGCGCTGCGGACGGCGCGGCCATTCTGGCGATGCCGGCAGCCGGGCTGTACCCGGACCTGGAGGCGGCGATGGAGGCCCTGCGTCCGGAGGGAGAGGAAACGGTACGGAACCTGGACTCCGGCACCGCGAGGGTGGCTTACCAGCAGGCGTACCGTCGGCTCTGGGCTGAGGGCTGA
- the xylA gene encoding xylose isomerase has translation MAPYTPTPDDRFTFGLWTVGNVGRDPFGGPTREPLSAPYIVQKLAELGVYGVNLHDNDLVPIDATAAERDRIVREFKQALSDHGLKVPMATTNLFGDPAFKDGAFTSADARVRAYALQKTMASMDLGAELGAETYVFWGGREGTEVDGSGKLLDALGWFRDSLNYLAEYSESQGYGYRFALEPKPNEPRGDIFLPTVGSALGFIATLARPELFGVNPEFAHETMAGLSFPHAIAQAIDAGKLFHIDLNDQKMGRFDQDLRFGAENPKGAFFTVKLLEDSGYTGMRHFDAHALRTEDEAGVWAFARGCMRTYLILKEKARQWDEDAEIQAALQAYRVQDAGVGEAATRFSPENAAALKAHAFDRVALGARGPGLEQLDQLTMELLLGVR, from the coding sequence ATGGCACCGTACACCCCCACCCCGGACGACCGTTTCACCTTTGGCCTCTGGACTGTCGGCAACGTCGGCCGCGACCCCTTCGGCGGCCCTACTCGGGAGCCGCTGAGCGCGCCCTACATCGTGCAGAAGCTGGCGGAACTGGGCGTTTACGGCGTCAACCTCCACGACAACGACCTGGTGCCGATTGACGCGACCGCTGCCGAGCGCGACCGCATCGTCCGTGAGTTCAAGCAGGCGCTCTCGGACCACGGCCTGAAGGTCCCGATGGCCACCACCAACCTGTTCGGCGATCCGGCCTTCAAGGACGGGGCCTTCACCAGCGCCGACGCCCGCGTGCGCGCCTACGCGCTGCAGAAGACCATGGCCTCGATGGACCTCGGGGCCGAGCTGGGGGCCGAGACCTACGTGTTCTGGGGTGGCCGGGAAGGCACCGAGGTGGACGGCAGCGGCAAACTGCTGGACGCGCTCGGCTGGTTCCGCGACAGCCTGAACTATCTGGCCGAGTACAGCGAGTCTCAGGGCTACGGCTACCGATTTGCGCTGGAACCCAAGCCCAACGAGCCGCGGGGCGACATTTTCCTGCCCACCGTGGGCAGCGCGCTGGGCTTCATCGCCACACTGGCCCGCCCGGAGCTGTTCGGCGTGAATCCGGAGTTCGCGCACGAGACGATGGCCGGCCTGAGCTTCCCGCATGCCATCGCGCAGGCCATCGACGCGGGCAAGCTGTTCCATATCGACCTGAACGACCAGAAGATGGGCCGCTTCGACCAGGACCTGCGGTTCGGGGCCGAGAATCCCAAGGGCGCCTTCTTCACGGTCAAGCTGCTGGAGGACAGCGGCTACACCGGCATGCGGCACTTCGACGCGCACGCGCTGCGCACCGAGGACGAGGCGGGGGTGTGGGCCTTCGCGCGCGGCTGCATGAGGACCTACCTGATCCTGAAGGAGAAGGCCCGGCAGTGGGACGAGGACGCGGAAATCCAGGCCGCGCTCCAGGCCTACCGGGTCCAGGACGCCGGGGTGGGTGAGGCGGCCACCCGATTCAGCCCGGAGAACGCGGCAGCGCTCAAGGCCCATGCCTTTGACCGGGTTGCCCTGGGCGCGCGTGGACCGGGGCTGGAACAGCTGGACCAGCTGACCATGGAACTGCTGCTCGGGGTGCGCTGA
- a CDS encoding LacI family DNA-binding transcriptional regulator yields the protein MKLKIKDVATAAGVSPATVSKVLTGQEVAYAINAATAERVRRVALELGYVPDAAARNLRTGRTGQLGVVLAATSPSEPVGELGELNAAAALRRTFDGAILAGLGEAARQHGVPALVVYPEGPEGEAARFLDGRIDGLLVSRDPLRPHQLLDHLDPQRLPLVALWTQQTPDAVGHVDADHRGGTRLATEHLLRLGHQQIVYYGAGREGPEHFALREQGYQDAMRAAGLGGGIQRTHASGRLVSLVEGGCTAVVAETDLAAAAVARTLNVAGLRVPQDVSLVGFDDMVGAEFIAGGLTTVYHPAAEMAAQGVVTLLARLAGHPPERLLVPTRLVVRRSTAPR from the coding sequence GTGAAGCTCAAGATCAAGGACGTGGCGACGGCGGCGGGCGTGAGTCCGGCCACCGTCTCCAAGGTCCTGACTGGTCAGGAGGTGGCCTACGCGATCAACGCCGCCACCGCCGAGCGGGTGCGGCGGGTGGCGCTGGAACTCGGCTACGTGCCGGACGCGGCAGCCCGCAATCTCAGGACCGGGCGCACCGGGCAGCTGGGGGTGGTGCTGGCGGCCACCTCGCCGTCGGAGCCGGTCGGTGAACTAGGTGAGCTGAACGCTGCTGCCGCGCTGCGCCGCACCTTTGACGGCGCCATTCTGGCGGGGCTGGGTGAGGCGGCGCGGCAGCACGGCGTGCCGGCGCTGGTGGTGTATCCGGAAGGTCCGGAAGGCGAGGCGGCTCGGTTTCTGGACGGCCGCATCGATGGGTTGTTGGTCAGTCGTGATCCGCTGCGCCCGCATCAGCTGCTCGATCACCTGGACCCGCAGCGGCTGCCGCTGGTGGCCCTCTGGACCCAGCAGACCCCGGACGCGGTGGGCCATGTGGACGCCGATCACCGGGGCGGCACGCGACTGGCGACCGAGCACCTGTTGCGCCTGGGCCATCAGCAGATCGTGTATTACGGCGCCGGCCGGGAGGGGCCGGAACACTTTGCCCTGCGTGAGCAGGGGTACCAGGATGCGATGCGGGCGGCGGGGCTGGGCGGCGGGATCCAGCGCACCCATGCGTCCGGGCGGCTGGTGAGCCTGGTGGAAGGTGGCTGCACGGCGGTGGTGGCGGAGACCGATCTGGCAGCGGCGGCGGTGGCCCGGACCCTGAACGTGGCGGGGTTGAGAGTGCCGCAGGACGTGTCGCTGGTGGGGTTTGACGACATGGTGGGGGCAGAGTTCATTGCGGGTGGGCTGACCACCGTGTACCACCCGGCCGCCGAGATGGCGGCCCAGGGCGTGGTAACGCTGCTGGCCCGGCTGGCCGGCCACCCGCCGGAGCGGCTGCTGGTGCCGACCCGGCTGGTGGTGCGCCGCAGTACCGCCCCCCGATGA
- a CDS encoding replication initiator protein A, protein MRRSASPPPPSSAPRALERFDEANVARLGLISIQERIPDGHNSWSVEFTVEGRPARLSCDALPKHGGVPHGLDNDVSLALITLFMEDGSPQDGTFSTSAYQILTVIGLDTSGHYYRALKESLDRLTTATYTASEAWRKPDGRWTTVKFRYIDRLEYTSDDDRLSLTGGSILRITLAREIVHSIRAQHIKPLDLTFLTSLQRPLTRALYRLLDAQRRQPESLTVLSIDTNIIEWAKACKIVDLKPAKIKRTLDGAHEELLQRGYLRQVSYTGRGTKQVISYQFAHEVTSIPDPELVGQLTAFGVTPGMARSLAQQYPEERLLERIERFRGMVARGYSPRSRAAMLVDVIRDEEGKYADPEGFVTADQRQRSEQQRLQSERLLQQRLDEEDERRSEQYAALTPQARAEQALKTVSLMLGRRLTVSMLAALRDLVLRGELDGADLVKRTTRAAMDLKLEDLSAELTELVRSRYDL, encoded by the coding sequence ATGCGCCGGTCCGCTTCGCCCCCGCCACCATCCAGCGCGCCGCGTGCGCTGGAACGTTTCGATGAGGCCAATGTGGCGCGGCTAGGTCTCATCAGCATTCAGGAGCGGATTCCGGACGGCCACAACAGCTGGAGTGTGGAGTTCACAGTCGAAGGGCGTCCGGCACGCCTGAGTTGCGACGCCCTGCCCAAACATGGGGGTGTGCCTCACGGCCTGGACAATGATGTGAGTCTGGCGCTGATCACGCTGTTCATGGAGGACGGCAGTCCTCAGGACGGCACCTTCAGCACCTCGGCGTATCAGATCCTCACCGTGATCGGGCTGGACACCAGCGGCCACTATTACCGGGCGCTCAAGGAGAGTCTGGACCGGCTGACCACCGCGACCTACACGGCCAGCGAAGCGTGGCGCAAGCCGGACGGCCGCTGGACAACCGTCAAGTTCCGCTACATCGACCGGCTGGAGTACACCAGCGATGATGACCGGCTCAGTCTGACGGGGGGCAGCATCCTGCGCATCACCCTGGCCCGCGAAATCGTGCACTCCATCCGCGCCCAGCACATCAAGCCGCTTGACCTGACGTTCCTGACCAGCCTGCAGCGGCCGCTGACCCGCGCGCTGTACCGGTTGCTGGACGCTCAGCGGCGTCAGCCGGAGAGCCTGACCGTCCTGAGCATCGACACCAACATCATCGAATGGGCCAAAGCCTGCAAGATCGTGGACCTCAAACCGGCCAAGATCAAGCGGACGCTGGACGGTGCCCATGAAGAATTGTTGCAGCGCGGGTACCTCAGGCAGGTGAGCTACACCGGGCGAGGTACCAAACAGGTGATCTCCTACCAGTTTGCCCATGAGGTGACGAGTATTCCCGACCCGGAACTGGTCGGTCAGCTCACAGCCTTCGGGGTCACGCCCGGGATGGCCCGCTCGCTGGCCCAGCAGTACCCGGAGGAGCGACTGCTGGAACGGATCGAGCGGTTCCGGGGCATGGTCGCGCGCGGCTATTCTCCGCGCAGCCGCGCCGCCATGCTGGTGGATGTCATTCGGGACGAAGAGGGCAAGTACGCCGATCCTGAAGGCTTTGTGACCGCCGACCAGCGCCAGCGCAGCGAACAGCAACGCCTGCAGAGTGAGCGCCTGTTACAGCAGCGACTCGATGAGGAGGACGAGCGGCGCAGCGAGCAGTACGCGGCCCTGACGCCGCAGGCCCGCGCTGAGCAGGCGCTCAAGACGGTCTCACTGATGTTGGGACGCCGGCTGACCGTCTCGATGCTGGCCGCCCTGCGCGACCTGGTGCTGCGGGGCGAACTGGACGGAGCAGACCTGGTGAAACGCACGACCCGCGCCGCGATGGACCTGAAGCTCGAGGACCTGTCGGCCGAGCTGACCGAACTGGTCCGCAGCCGCTACGACCTGTAG